Proteins from one Triticum aestivum cultivar Chinese Spring chromosome 7A, IWGSC CS RefSeq v2.1, whole genome shotgun sequence genomic window:
- the LOC123149748 gene encoding ankyrin repeat and SAM domain-containing protein 6: protein MYADRVSGRKRSVRDRLGSGGGGGGSRPRSDSAKRFRQVDGTWRRELYKDSVGTQSSSVPASRNLQAIQKSHMRQSTVDVKKSSVPDLREKLSGGQRPQLSSTVQIPKPVAKPVQKKQIPAAAAAAVAARPVTEQVNAPAAPKQSHEKADASLDRLLKSLDLEKYSINFQAEEVDMKALVHMNEEDMKSLGIPMGPRKKILSALASKRKKSSRSLPPTS from the exons ATGTACGCCGACAGGGTCTCCGGACGGAAGCGCTCCGTCAGGGACCGCCTCGgctcgggaggcggcggcggaggctctCGCCCGCGGTCTGACTCCGCGAAAAG GTTTCGCCAAGTTGATGGGACTTGGAGGCGTGAGCTCTACAAGGATTCTGTAGGAACCCAAAGTTCAT CTGTACCTGCTTCCAGAAATCTTCAAGCAATCCAAAAATCACATATGAGGCAAAGCACTGTGGATGTGAAGAAATCATCAGTTCCAGATCTTCGCGAAAAGTTATCTGGAGGCCAGCGCCCTCAACTCAGTAGTACAGTTCAGATCCCAAAACCTGTAGCTAAACCTGTTCAAAAGAAACAgatccctgctgctgctgctgctgctgttgctgcccgTCCTGTCACTGAACAAGTAAATGCACCAGCTGCGCCAAAGCAATCCCACGAAAAG GCTGATGCCTCACTTGACAGATTGCTGAAGTCTCTTGATCTGGAGAAGTATTCTATAAATTTCCAGGCTGAAGAG GTTGATATGAAAGCATTGGTTCACATGAATGAGGAAGATATGAAGTCACTAGGAATTCCAATG GGCCCTCGGAAGAAGATACTATCAGCACTGGCTTCGAAAAGAAAGAAGTCCTCAAGATCATTACCGCCTACCAGCTGA